From Pseudomonas hefeiensis, one genomic window encodes:
- a CDS encoding RidA family protein: MTQRDVVFPAGRQALYERNRYSPAIRSNGFLFVSGQVGSTEDGSPEPELEDQVRLAFNNLKAILAAADCTFDDVVDVTVFIVDPESTFETIWKVVPEFWGSAPHPTLTAVGVTWLYGFQFEIKVIARLPEAAQG; the protein is encoded by the coding sequence ATGACGCAGCGCGATGTAGTTTTCCCCGCCGGACGCCAGGCACTTTATGAGCGTAATCGCTATTCGCCGGCGATTCGCTCCAATGGCTTTTTATTCGTATCGGGGCAAGTCGGCAGCACCGAAGATGGCTCGCCAGAACCCGAACTGGAGGACCAGGTTCGGCTGGCGTTCAACAATCTGAAGGCCATTCTCGCCGCCGCCGATTGCACCTTTGATGATGTGGTCGATGTCACGGTCTTCATCGTCGATCCAGAATCGACATTCGAAACGATCTGGAAAGTGGTGCCCGAATTCTGGGGCAGCGCACCGCATCCGACGCTCACGGCGGTGGGGGTGACGTGGCTGTATGGTTTTCAGTTCGAGATCAAGGTGATCGCCAGGTTGCCTGAAGCCGCCCAGGGATGA
- a CDS encoding VOC family protein yields MNNKNTICLWYDGAALEAAQFYAATFPDSAVQAVHQAPGDYPMGKQGDVLTVEFTVMGIPCLGLNGGPAFQHNEAFSFQVATDDQAETDRLWDAIIGNGGQASACGWCKDKWGLSWQITPRVLTAAIANPDKAAAKRAFEAMMEMTKIDIAAIEAALKG; encoded by the coding sequence ATGAACAACAAAAACACGATTTGTCTCTGGTACGACGGTGCTGCGCTGGAGGCTGCGCAGTTCTACGCCGCGACGTTCCCGGACAGTGCGGTGCAGGCCGTTCATCAAGCCCCCGGTGATTATCCGATGGGCAAGCAGGGTGATGTGCTGACGGTGGAGTTCACGGTAATGGGCATTCCATGCCTGGGGCTGAACGGAGGTCCGGCGTTCCAGCACAACGAAGCCTTTTCGTTCCAGGTCGCGACCGATGACCAGGCCGAAACGGACCGCTTGTGGGACGCGATTATCGGCAATGGCGGCCAGGCAAGTGCCTGCGGCTGGTGCAAGGACAAGTGGGGCCTGTCCTGGCAGATCACCCCTCGCGTGCTGACCGCCGCGATAGCCAATCCCGATAAAGCAGCCGCCAAGCGCGCGTTCGAAGCCATGATGGAGATGACAAAGATCGACATCGCGGCCATCGAAGCAGCGTTGAAAGGTTAA
- a CDS encoding LysR family transcriptional regulator, producing MDRFDAMQAFVRVVEAGSFTKAADTLHMSKTTVTQLVQQLEARLRVKLLNRTTRKVNVTADGAAYYERVIRLLADMDDAETSLSGAQALPRGRLRVDVPSPLATMILVPGLPQFYARYPDIQIDMGASDRIVDIIDENVDCVVRGGELTDQSLIARRVGDLALGVFAAPSYLQRVGTPAHPRELEDSQHRIVGFLWARTGKALPYAMHNHGEHLHIKGRYALAVDDGNAYLAAGLAGLGVLWLPEYMSRSHQARGELVPLFEDWRLDPMPLYVAYPPNRHISAKLRVFIEWVVELMAQHGPVIDRSGL from the coding sequence ATGGATCGTTTCGACGCGATGCAAGCATTCGTTCGAGTGGTGGAGGCGGGCAGCTTCACCAAAGCCGCCGACACACTGCACATGAGCAAAACCACCGTGACCCAACTGGTGCAGCAACTGGAGGCGCGGCTGCGCGTCAAGTTGCTCAACCGCACCACGCGCAAGGTCAACGTCACCGCTGACGGCGCCGCTTATTACGAGCGGGTGATCCGCCTGCTGGCCGACATGGACGATGCCGAGACCAGCCTGTCCGGCGCCCAGGCACTGCCCCGGGGACGACTGCGAGTGGATGTGCCAAGCCCGTTGGCGACCATGATCCTGGTACCGGGATTGCCGCAATTTTACGCACGATACCCGGACATCCAGATCGACATGGGCGCCAGCGACCGCATCGTCGACATCATCGATGAAAATGTCGATTGCGTGGTGCGCGGCGGCGAGCTGACGGACCAGTCGCTGATCGCCCGGCGCGTCGGCGATCTGGCCCTTGGCGTGTTTGCCGCACCGAGCTATCTGCAGCGCGTCGGCACGCCTGCGCATCCGCGAGAACTGGAAGATTCCCAGCATCGCATCGTCGGTTTCCTCTGGGCGCGCACCGGCAAAGCGCTCCCTTACGCCATGCACAACCACGGCGAACATCTGCACATCAAAGGACGCTACGCACTGGCCGTGGATGATGGCAACGCCTACCTCGCGGCGGGGCTGGCGGGGTTGGGTGTGCTCTGGCTACCCGAGTACATGTCCAGATCCCACCAGGCGCGAGGGGAGTTGGTGCCCCTGTTCGAAGACTGGCGCCTCGACCCGATGCCGCTCTACGTGGCTTATCCTCCGAACCGGCATATCAGCGCCAAGTTGCGGGTGTTCATTGAGTGGGTGGTGGAGTTGATGGCGCAACACGGGCCTGTTATTGACCGATCCGGGTTATGA